The following proteins are co-located in the Fusarium verticillioides 7600 chromosome 7, whole genome shotgun sequence genome:
- a CDS encoding UPF0271 protein: MSSDAAAHKPIHSLVLDTGPLIKNDPPANTLRAKAEQLYTLPCIISEIRDAATRARVETTLLPFITLRSPKPESVKVIRDFARRTGDLAVLSKPDIDVLALGYELECERNGGDWRLRKTPGQKGLNGKPNKPAEGDKAETETETEKVEETLEKAVDNLTIENPVEQATVGESSQSTEAKDIVAETVAEPEAKDESTEVTATNAIEETAAATATAQAGEKADETIEAVEEASDGDASDDEGGWITPSNLKKHQAADTGATPSAPVQKTLQAAVLTSDYAMQNVALRMNLNLVAPSLARITHLKNWVLRCHGCFKITKEMNKQFCPSCGQPTLNRVSCSTDEHGNFKIHLKKNFQWNNRGNVYSVPKPVHGSANGRLPKNAGGKNGWGNNLILAEDQKEFTRAGEEQRRQRKKDIMDQDYLPDLLTGHRAGGGQKIRVGAGRNVNSKKKH; encoded by the coding sequence atgtcttcagaCGCAGCGGCTCACAAGCCTATTCacagccttgtccttgatacAGGCcctctcatcaagaatgacCCCCCCGCGAACACCCTCCGCGCGAAAGCCGAACAACTCTACACCCTCCCCTGCATTATTTCCGAAATTCGCGATGCCGCCACACGAGCACGAGTAGAGACGACTCTTCTACCCTTCATCACCCTGCGATCGCCCAAGCCCGAAAGCGTAAAGGTCATTCGAGACTTTGCGAGAAGAACAGGAGATTTGGCGGTTCTGAGCAAGCCTGATATTGACGTCTTGGCGCTAGGGTATGAGTTGGAATGTGAGCGAAATGGGGGTGAttggagattgagaaagaCGCCTGGTCAGAAGGGTTTGAATGGGAAGCCAAACAAGCCTGCTGAGGGtgacaaggctgagactgagactgagacggagaaggtcgaggagactctggagaaggctgttgaCAATCTGACCATCGAGAACCCTGTTGAGCAGGCTACGGTCGGAGAGTCTAGTCAGTCTACAGAGGCAAAGGACATTGTCGCAGAGACCGTCGCTGAGCcagaggccaaggatgagtcCACAGAGGTCACCGCAACAAACGCGATTGAAGAGACCGCCGCTGCGACCGCGACTGCACAGGCTGGCGAAAAGGCAGACGAAACAATCGAAgccgttgaagaagcatcCGACGGCGACGCctccgacgatgaaggcGGCTGGATCACACCCTCAAACCTCAAGAAGCACCAAGCAGCAGACACCGGAGCGACACCCTCAGCGCCCGTGCAAAAGACCCTCCAAGCCGCAGTCCTCACATCCGACTACGCCATGCAGAACGTCGCTCTCCGAATGaacctcaacctcgtcgCACCATCCCTCGCACGAATCACACATCTCAAGAACTGGGTTCTACGCTGCCACGGCTGCTTCAAGATCACAAAGGAAATGAACAAACAGTTCTGCCCCTCGTGCGGTCAACCTACTCTCAACAGAGTAAGCTGCTCGACCGATGAGCACGGcaacttcaagatccatctcaagaagaactttcAGTGGAATAATCGCGGCAATGTCTACAGTGTTCCCAAGCCTGTTCACGGATCTGCAAACGGTCGTCTTCCCAAGAACGCGGGTGGAAAGAATGGATGGGGAAACAATCTCATTCTGGCGGAGGATCAGAAGGAGTTTACGCGGGCGGGAGAGGAGCAGAGACGtcagaggaagaaggacaTCATGGACCAGGATTATTTGCCCGATTTATTAACGGGGCATCGAGCAGGAGGCGGTCAAAAGATTCGCGTGGGAGCAGGACGAAATGTaaactcgaagaagaagcactaG
- a CDS encoding homoserine O-acetyltransferase yields the protein MDVKTFSLGDFELQNGKTLPNAVIAYKTFGEAGRPAVLYPSWFSGAISDNEWLIGKDKTLDPGRYFIIITALFGNGQSTSPSNSDISPFPDVSFYDNVKAQHQLMGHLGVKHLRAVLGWSMGAAQTFQWATQYPDFMDICVPFCGSAKTSLHNQVFLEGVKSALLAAKGCTSAGSSQGRVETTNSKWTDKEKEVGLKAFGRGYAGWGFSQAFYRHELFKKHYGAADLEEFMKNFWEKWALSKDPENLLVMLHTWQAGDVSQQEPYDGDFEKAMKGIKARILVLPSKTDLYFPPEDSEYEVKCMGDNASLDVYPSIWGHWAGGPPGNMEDVKWLDERLRKVFDEAPHRDVS from the exons ATGGACGTCAAGACTTTTTCCCTCGGAGACTTTGAGCTACAGAATGGCAAGACTCTGCCGAATGCGGTGATTGCGTACAAGACTTTTGGCGAGGCTGGACGCCCTGCTGTTCTTTATCCGAGTTGGTTCTCGGGTGCGATATCCGATAATGAGTGGCTTATTGGGAAGGACAAGACTCTCGATCCGGGGAGGtactttattattataaCGGCGCTTTTTGGGAATGGACAGTCTACGAGTCCGTCAAACTCGGATATTAGTCCGTTTCCTGATGTTTCGTTCTACGACAATGTCAAGGCTCAGCATCAGTTGATGGGTCATCTTGGGGTGAAGCATCTACGGGCTGTTTTGGGCTGGTCGATGGGTGCGGCGCAGACATTTCAGTGGGCTACGCAATATCCCGACTTTATGGATATTTGCGTTCCCTTCTGCGGATCAGCCAAGACGTCTCTCCACAACCAAGTCTTTCTCGAGGGGGTCAAGTCAGCGCTCCTCGCAGCAAAAGGCTGCACGTCTGCAGGAAGTTCCCAAGGACGCGTCGAAACCACAAACAGCAAATGGACCGAcaaggagaaagaagttgGTTTGAAGGCTTTTGGGAGAGGATACGCAGGCTGGGGTTTCTCTCAGGCATTCTACCGACATGAATTATTCAAGAAGCATTACGGTGCAGCggatcttgaagagtttATGAAGAATTTCTGGGAGAAATGGGCGCTTAGCAAGGACCCTGAGAATCTGCTCGTTATGCTTCATACATGGCAGGCGGGAGATGTAAGTCAGCAGGAGCCGTATGAtggagactttgagaaggCTATGAAGGGGATCAAGGCGAGGATCCTGGTTCTCCCGAGCAAGACGGATCTCTACTTTCC GCCTGAGGATTCCGAGTACGAGGTCAAGTGTATGGGAGATAATGCGAGTCTGGATGTTTATCCTTCTATTTGGGGTCATTGGGCTGGTGGACCGCCTGGGAACATGGAAGATGTGAAATGGTTGGAtgagaggctgagaaaggTCTTTGATGAGGCTCCTCATAGAGATGTTAGTTGA
- a CDS encoding homoserine O-acetyltransferase, producing the protein MDVKTFSLGDFELQNGKTLPNAVIAYKTFGEAGRPAVLYPSWFSGAISDNEWLIGKDKTLDPGRYFIIITALFGNGQSTSPSNSDISPFPDVSFYDNVKAQHQLMGHLGVKHLRAVLGWSMGAAQTFQWATQYPDFMDICVPFCGSAKTSLHNQVFLEGVKSALLAAKGCTSAGSSQGRVETTNSKWTDKEKEVGLKAFGRGYAGWGFSQAFYRHELFKKHYGAADLEEFMKNFWEKWALSKDPENLLVMLHTWQAGDVSQQEPYDGDFEKAMKGIKARILVLPSKTDLYFPIPSTRSSVWEIMRVWMFILLFGVIGLVDRLGTWKM; encoded by the exons ATGGACGTCAAGACTTTTTCCCTCGGAGACTTTGAGCTACAGAATGGCAAGACTCTGCCGAATGCGGTGATTGCGTACAAGACTTTTGGCGAGGCTGGACGCCCTGCTGTTCTTTATCCGAGTTGGTTCTCGGGTGCGATATCCGATAATGAGTGGCTTATTGGGAAGGACAAGACTCTCGATCCGGGGAGGtactttattattataaCGGCGCTTTTTGGGAATGGACAGTCTACGAGTCCGTCAAACTCGGATATTAGTCCGTTTCCTGATGTTTCGTTCTACGACAATGTCAAGGCTCAGCATCAGTTGATGGGTCATCTTGGGGTGAAGCATCTACGGGCTGTTTTGGGCTGGTCGATGGGTGCGGCGCAGACATTTCAGTGGGCTACGCAATATCCCGACTTTATGGATATTTGCGTTCCCTTCTGCGGATCAGCCAAGACGTCTCTCCACAACCAAGTCTTTCTCGAGGGGGTCAAGTCAGCGCTCCTCGCAGCAAAAGGCTGCACGTCTGCAGGAAGTTCCCAAGGACGCGTCGAAACCACAAACAGCAAATGGACCGAcaaggagaaagaagttgGTTTGAAGGCTTTTGGGAGAGGATACGCAGGCTGGGGTTTCTCTCAGGCATTCTACCGACATGAATTATTCAAGAAGCATTACGGTGCAGCggatcttgaagagtttATGAAGAATTTCTGGGAGAAATGGGCGCTTAGCAAGGACCCTGAGAATCTGCTCGTTATGCTTCATACATGGCAGGCGGGAGATGTAAGTCAGCAGGAGCCGTATGAtggagactttgagaaggCTATGAAGGGGATCAAGGCGAGGATCCTGGTTCTCCCGAGCAAGACGGATCTCTACTTTCC GATTCCGAGTACGAGGTCAAGTGTATGGGAGATAATGCGAGTCTGGATGTTTATCCTTCTATTTGGGGTCATTGGGCTGGTGGACCGCCTGGGAACATGGAAGATGTGA
- a CDS encoding cytosolic Fe-S cluster assembly factor CFD1, whose protein sequence is MGLTKVKHIILVLSGKGGVGKSSVTTQLALSLASAGHSVGILDVDLTGPSIPRMLSIEESKVTQVPGGWAPVLVHEGDSSKGLGSLHAMSLGFLLPKRGDAVVWRGPKKTAMIRQFLKDVLWDETDFLLIDTPPGTSDEHISLAETLQKDAQPGQVAGAVVVTTPQAVATADVRKELNFCTKTNIRVLGVVENMSGYVCPHCSECTDIFGSGGGKSMAEEFGVPFLGSVPMDAQFISLVEEGRRPTYPSGTTVNGKDISGTNGEGEGGSLVDKYRDCSLFHVFGDITEKVMTNVAN, encoded by the exons ATGGGCCTCACAAAGGTCAAACACATCATCCTG GTCCTCTCAGGTAAAGGAGGAGTAGGCAAATCATCAGTGACAACGCAACTAGCACTGTCGCTCGCTTCAGCCGGTCACTCAGTCGGCATTCTCGACGTCGATTTAACCGGCCCTTCAATCCCCCGCATGCTCTCGATCGAAGAGTCAAAAGTCACACAAGTACCAGGAGGATGGGCGCCAGTATTAGTCCATGAAGGAGACTCATCCAAAGGCCTCGGATCTCTACACGCGATGAGTCTAGGCTTTCTCCTCCCGAAGCGAGGCGATGCCGTTGTTTGGCGAGGAccaaagaaaacagcaaTGATCCGACAATTCCTCAAAGACGTACTCTGGGACGAGACCGACTTTCTACTCATCGACACACCACCCGGAACAAGCGACGAGCATATATCCCTCGCGGAAACGCTGCAAAAAGACGCACAGCCGGGCCAGGTCGCGGGCGCAGTGGTGGTCACGACACCCCAAGCCGTAGCGACAGCGGATGTACGAAAAGAGCTCAACTTctgcaccaagaccaacataCGGGTATTGGGAGTCGTGGAAAACATGAGCGGCTACGTGTGTCCGCACTGCAGCGAGTGCACAGACATATTCGGATCTGGGGGAGGGAAGAGCATGGCGGAGGAATTTGGGGTGCCGTTCCTGGGGAGTGTTCCTATGGATGCGCAGTTCATTTCTCTGGTTGAGGAAGGTAGACGACCGACATACCCGTCTGGTACGACGGTGAATGGGAAGGATATTTCGGGGACAAACGGTgagggggagggagggagctTGGTCGATAAGTACCGGGATTGTTCACTGTTTCATGTATTTGGAGATATTACAGAAAAGGTCATGACAAACGTGGCTAATTGA
- a CDS encoding H/ACA ribonucleoprotein complex subunit 3 has product MHLMYTLDAQGNRLYTLKKVAQGQVTKSAHPARFSPDDKWSRQRVTLKRRFELLLTQQKDE; this is encoded by the exons ATGCATCTCATGTACACCCTCGACGCCCAAGGCAACCGCCTGTACaccctcaagaaggtcgctcaaggccaagtcacCAAGTCCGCCCATCCCGCGCGCTTCTCCCCCGACGACAAGTGGTCGCGCCAGCGCGTTACTCTCAAGCGACGATTTGAGCTTCTCTTGACTCAGCAGA AGGACGAATAA
- a CDS encoding indoleamine 2,3-dioxygenase, whose protein sequence is MSAANTLFPYLRKDPSELPEGEDPFTITTRTGYLPFSLPLKKLPSQFDPVSNLLDEIPILKEDGTPGLLATFALGPLIDSGALPDLTSEIDNLVVPGTDKRDMAAITAAFRDYSFIASSYLLEPCWETYSKSDDGGYGLGRQTLPKCIAGPLVKCAEILDIPAFMSYAASYALYNYWLVHPEQGHDDYDNIRLVRAFEKGLDPKSSEAGFILTHIHMVAQTGGLIEGAVDLLAAVEKDNSTAKIAEAKASLELILNAMQIIETNMEGMWSQSLPKDYMTYRTFIYGITKQSMFPDGVVYEGQYDDKPQFFRGESGANDAIIPLLDHICEIPMPKNPLTDILIEFREYRPKPHRAFLKYVRETANEVGVRDFLTKSGDHGLAVLYLRVLDHIRSFRWRHWMFTREYIIKHTLHPTATGGSPIITWLPNQLTAVMDLMEEVAKGSGLWAVLEEGVWSGGGSLTHEDYILVKKIMDNVVTKKAQLKKEVDKYCQDRGV, encoded by the exons ATGTCTGCTGCAAACACACTCTTCCCATATCTCCGCAAGGACCCCTCTGAACTACCAGAGGGTGAAGATCCTTTCACCATCACAACGCGCACAGGATATCTTCCCTTCTCACTTCCTTTGAAGAAACTCCCTTCTCAATTCGATCCTGTTTCAAACCTTCTTGACGAAATTCCTATCCTCAAGGAAGATGGCACTCCGGGACTGTTGGCGACTTTTGCTCTTGGGCCTCTCATCGACAGTGGTGCTCTCCCTGATTTGACCTCTGAGATTGATAATCTCGTTGTTCCTGGGACGGACAAGAGAGATATGGCTGCCATTACTGCTGCCTTTAGAGATTATAGCTTTATTGCTTCTTCGTATCTCCTTGAGCCTTGCTGGGAGACGTATAGCaagagtgatgatggcggtTATGGACTTGGACGTCAGACACTTCCCAAGTGTATCGCTGGACCTCTTGTCAAGTGTGCAGAGAT TCTCGACATCCCTGCCTTCATGTCTTATGCCGCTTCTTATGCCCTCTACAACTACTGGCTCGTTCATCCCGAGCAAGGGCACGATGACTACGACAACATCCGTCTCGTCCGCGCTTTCGAAAAGGGTCTCGACCCCAAGTCGTCCGAGGCcggcttcatcctcactcacATTCACATGGTCGCCCAAACCGGTGGCCTAATCGAAGGCGCGGTTGATCTGCTGGCCGCTGTTGAGAAAGACAACAGCACTGCCAAGatcgccgaggccaaggcAAGCTTGGAACTCATCCTCAATGCCATGCAGATCATTGAGACAAACATGGAGGGCATGTGGAGTCAGTCCCTGCCCAAGGACTACATGACCTACCGAACCTTTATCTACGGCATCACCAAGCAGTCCATGTTCCCTGATGGTGTTGTCTACGAGGGTCAATACGACGACAAGCCTCAATTCTTCCGTGGAGAGTCTGGTGCCAACGATGCCatcattcctcttctcgatcaCATCTGCGAGATCCCCATGCCCAAGAACCCATTGACAGACATCCTCATCGAGTTCAGAGAGTATCGACCCAAGCCTCACCGCGCATTCCTCAAGTATGTCCGGGAAACAGCAAACGAAGTCGGTGTCCGCGATTTCCTCACAAAGTCCGGTGATCACGGTCTCGCAGTTCTGTACCTTCGCGTCCTCGATCACATTCGAAGCTTCCGATGGCGACACTGGATGTTTACCCGCGAGTACATCATCAAGCACACTCTTCATCCTACAGCTACAGGTGGAAGCCCGATTATTACTTGGCTGCCTAACCAGCTCACTGCTGTTATGGATctgatggaggaggttgcAAAGGGATCTGGTCTTTGGGCTGTTTTGGAGGAGGGGGTTTGGAGTGGCGGGGGATCTTTGACTCATGAGGATTACATCctggtcaagaagattaTGGATAATGTTGTGACTAAGAAGGctcagttgaagaaggaggttgacAAGTACTGCCAGGATCGGGGTGTTTAG
- a CDS encoding adenosylmethionine decarboxylase: MTSVPYNCTFSPASATPHLTINHDVAADLDSTNAFEGPEKLLEVWFAPSPTTLPPTAPANGLKAVPADTWVPMLDMVNCKVLSVLESEMMDAYLLSESSMFVFPHKIILKTCGTTTLLLGLQRMLHIAAKHGFPFHNANSADDIQAAATPYRVFYSRKNFLFPEKQQGPHRSWKQEVKYLDDMFDGGSAYMVGKMNGDHWYLYLTSPNQQALTPPRTPGEVEGTKIPVGTSFNGLPSSYHDETLEILMTDLDPENAKQFYLSHASAVASDKMAAEAKDARKEAINSLGGLAETVDEVDVFANDDDDTMLDSIEALTTEGHALGTVVSESCGLSSVYPTSKYPDARVDAYLFSPCGFSANGVVPPEAGKGEHYFTVHVTPEPQCSFASFETNVPGGQSGRTTTEIIEHVVDIFKPGRFSVTLFEAKGAAQNPYCMDDDDSNNWAAKRLVDPVRGYRRIDRIVHDFEDYDLVFRFYEREGWAGTKSARVGEPVSPTK; encoded by the coding sequence aTGACCTCCGTCCCGTACAACTGCACCTTTTCGCCCGCCTCGGCTACTCCtcatctcaccatcaaccatGATGTAGCCGCCGACCTCGACTCGACCAACGCTTTTGAGGGTcccgagaagcttctcgaggttTGGTTCGCTCCTAGTCCGACGACTCTGCCTCCTACTGCTCCTGCCAATGGCCTCAAGGCTGTTCCGGCTGATACCTGGGTTCCCATGCTTGACATGGTCAATTGCAAGGTCTTGTctgttcttgagagtgaAATGATGGACGCCTATCTCCTCTCCGAGTCGAGCATGTTTGTCTTTCCCCACAAGATCATTCTCAAGACTTGCGGAACCActacccttcttctcggcctccaGCGAATGCTTCACATTGCTGCCAAACACGGATTCCCATTCCACAACGCCAATTCGGCTGACGACATCCAAGCAGCCGCGACTCCATACCGAGTATTCTACAGTCGCAAAAACTTTCTCTTCCCCGAGAAGCAGCAGGGCCCCCACCGCAGCTGGAAGCAAGAGGTCAAGTATCTCGACGACATGTTCGACGGAGGTAGTGCCTATATGGTAGGCAAGATGAATGGCGACCACTGGTACCTGtacctcacctcacccaACCAGCAAGCCCTCACCCCCCCTCGCACCCCCGGTGAGGTCGAAGGCACCAAGATCCCCGTCGGGACGTCCTTCAATGGACTGCCCAGCAGTTACCACGACGAGACGCTCGAAATCCTCATGACGGATCTCGATCCCGAAAACGCCAAGCAGTTCTATCTGTCGCACGCGAGTGCGGTCGCCAGCGACAAGATGGCTGCAGAGGCCAAGGATGCACGCAAGGAGgccatcaacagccttggagGGCTTGCCGAGActgttgacgaggttgatgttttcgccaacgacgacgacgacaccaTGCTCGACTCAATCGAGGCTCTGACCACTGAGGGTCACGCACTGGGAACTGTCGTCTCGGAGAGTTGCGGCCTCTCCAGCGTCTACCCAACCAGCAAGTATCCCGATGCGCGAGTCGACGCATACCTGTTCAGTCCCTGCGGCTTCTCTGCCAATGGCGTCGTCCCTCCTGAGGCTGGCAAGGGTGAGCATTACTTTACGGTTCACGTCACCCCGGAGCCTCAGTGCTCCTTTGCTTCATTCGAGACCAACGTCCCTGGTGGTCAGAGCGGACGCACCACGACTGAGATTATTGAGCATGTtgtcgacatcttcaagcccGGTCGTTTCAGCGTCACTCTTTTTGAAGCAAAGGGTGCTGCTCAGAACCCATACtgcatggatgatgatgactccAACAATTGGGCTGCTAAGCGTCTTGTTGATCCTGTCCGAGGATACAGACGCATTGATCGTATTGTTCACGATTTCGAGGACTACGATCTTGTCTTTCGCTTTTATGAACGTGAAGGATGGGCTGGAACCAAGAGCGCTCGTGTTGGAGAGCCAGTCAGTCCTACCAAGTAA
- a CDS encoding formamidase, which yields MPGKIRTAQSVSFDKPASEQPHLHNRWHPEVPSIATVEPGETVKIECLDWTGGQIGNNDSADDVRDVDLTKIHYLTGPFDIKGSQPGDLLVVNITDVQPFDHSPWGFTGIFAKENGGGFLDEHYPTAAKAIWDFDGVYCSSRHIPGVRFPGLIHPGILGCAPSAEILAEWNRREAELVSSMADSTKIVAQPPNEINAHGGKATGDVLARIAKEGARTIPGRPEHGGNCDINNISRGSTTYLPVHVEGAKFSVGDLHFSQGDGEISFCGAIEMAGIITIKFDLIKGGMKSRGLKSPVYRPGDMGPTFSPSRYLIFEGFSVDENGKQHFMDATIAYRQSCLRAIEYLKQFGYSGEQIYLLLSCAPIRGAIAGIVDIPNACTTLGIPMDIFDFDISIESEPVARDMGACPVSK from the exons atGCCTGGCAAGATCCGTACAGCTCAATCCGTGTCCTTTGACAAACCCGCCTCTGAGCAACCCCATCTCCACAACAGATGGCATCCAGAGG TCCCGAGTATCGCAACCGTTGAACCTGGTGAGACAGTCAAGATAGAATGCCTCGACTGGACGGGCGGACAGATCGGCAACAATGACAGCGCAGATGATGTCCGCGATGTTGACCTTACAAAAATCCACTATCTTACCGGTCCATTCGACATCAAAGGCAGTCAACCCGGAgatctcctcgtcgtcaacaTAACCGACGTCCAACCCTTCGACCATTCACCATGGGGCTTCACCGGAATCTTTGCCAAAGAGAACGGCGGTGGTTTTCTCGATGAACACTACCCCACCGCCGCAAAAGCAATCTGGGACTTCGACGGCGTGTACTGTTCAAGCCGTCATATTCCCGGCGTGCGCTTCCCCGGGCTGATCCACCCCGGAATCCTAGGCTGTGCCCCATCTGCCGAGATCCTCGCAGAGTGGAACCGTCGTGAAGCAGAGCTCGTTTCGTCAATGGCTGACTCTACCAAGATTGTGGCTCAACCGCCGAATGAGATTAATGCACATGGTGGAAAAGCGACAGGTGATGTTTTGGCAAGGATTGCGAAGGAGGGAGCGAGGACTATACCTGGACGCCCTGAACATGGAGGAAATTGTGACATTAACAATATTTCTCGTGGATCTACGACGTATCTTCCTGTTCATGTTGAGGGAGCCAAGTTTTCTGTTGGAGATCTTCATTTCAGTCAGGGTGATGGCGAGATTAGTTTCTGTGGTGCTATCGAAATG GCTGGCATCATCACGATCAAATTTGACCTCATCAAAGGCGGCATGAAGTCCCGAGGCCTCAAGAGTCCAGTGTACAGACCAGGCGACATGGGCCCTACCTTTAGCCCCTCACGCTACCTCATCTTTGAAGGCTTCTCCGTTGACGAGAATGGAAAGCAGCATTTCATGGATGCAACCATAGCCTACAGACAATCATGTCTCCGGGCAATCGAATACCTCAAACAATTCG GCTACTCGGGAGAACAAATCTACCTCTTACTCTCCTGCGCACCCATCCGTGGCGCCATCGCAGGAATAGTCGACATTCCCAACGCGTGTACAACCCTCGGCATACCCATGGACATTTTCGACTTTGACATTTCTATTGAGAGCGAGCCTGTTGCTCGAGATATGGGTGCTTGTCCTGTATCTAAGTAG